Proteins from a genomic interval of Microcoleus sp. FACHB-831:
- the hemE gene encoding uroporphyrinogen decarboxylase — MAVSTEIPYLLRAARGEVLDRPPVWMMRQAGRYMKVYRDLRDKYPSFRDRSEKADLAIEISLQPWRAFQPDGVILFSDILTPLPGIGIPFDIIESRGPVIDPPIRSLEQIDKLHPLDPASSLPFIREILQTLRQEVGNRSTVLGFVGAPWTLAAYAIEGKSSKDYTIIKSMAFCEPATLHKFLGKLAESIATYVRYQIDCGAQVVQMFDSWAGQLSPQDYETFALPYQQQVVKAVRATHPDTPLILYINGSAGILERMAQSGVDIVSVDWTVDMAEARQRLGQKVGVQGNMDPCALFGSKEFIRDRILDTVRKAGDRGHIMNLGHGVLPATPEENVAFFFETAKQIKSGVSG; from the coding sequence ATGGCCGTGTCAACCGAGATTCCTTACCTGCTGCGGGCCGCTCGTGGTGAAGTATTAGACCGCCCGCCCGTATGGATGATGCGGCAGGCGGGGCGCTACATGAAGGTTTATCGCGACTTGCGGGATAAGTATCCTTCATTTCGCGATCGCTCTGAGAAAGCAGATCTGGCAATTGAGATCTCCCTTCAACCCTGGAGGGCTTTTCAGCCTGACGGGGTTATCTTATTTTCCGATATTCTAACTCCGCTCCCTGGAATCGGCATTCCATTCGATATCATTGAAAGTCGAGGGCCGGTTATCGATCCGCCTATCCGCAGCCTGGAGCAGATTGACAAGCTGCATCCCCTAGATCCGGCAAGTTCTTTGCCGTTTATTCGGGAAATTTTGCAGACGTTGCGCCAAGAAGTTGGCAACCGTTCTACCGTCTTGGGTTTTGTGGGTGCGCCTTGGACGCTGGCGGCATATGCAATTGAGGGTAAAAGCTCGAAAGACTATACCATCATTAAGAGCATGGCTTTTTGCGAACCTGCGACGCTGCATAAGTTTTTGGGCAAATTGGCGGAATCGATCGCAACCTACGTGCGCTACCAAATTGATTGCGGTGCCCAAGTTGTCCAAATGTTCGACTCTTGGGCTGGTCAACTCAGTCCTCAAGATTACGAAACTTTTGCTTTACCATATCAACAGCAAGTTGTCAAGGCAGTGAGGGCAACTCATCCCGATACACCGCTGATTCTGTATATTAACGGCAGCGCCGGAATACTGGAGCGGATGGCACAATCGGGAGTTGATATCGTCAGTGTGGACTGGACAGTGGATATGGCAGAGGCGCGACAGCGGCTAGGCCAAAAAGTGGGAGTTCAAGGAAACATGGACCCCTGTGCATTGTTTGGTTCAAAAGAATTCATACGCGATCGCATTTTAGACACCGTTCGCAAAGCAGGCGATCGCGGACATATTATGAATTTAGGTCACGGTGTTTTACCCGCTACCCCGGAAGAAAACGTGGCCTTCTTCTTTGAAACTGCTAAACAGATCAAGTCAGGGGTTAGCGGGTAA
- a CDS encoding LD-carboxypeptidase — protein sequence MNLCQLPPPLKPGDLLRVIASSGALRELDAFQQGIEVWRSRGYNVKISTSVEDRWGYLAGTDDNRRHQLKEAWTDPECKAILCARGGYGSARLLEDWVWPASRGDTENQKSKIGKWLIGFSDVTGLLWSLSHQGIAGVHGPLLTTIAAEPEWSLKRLFDCVEGRKLEPLEGNGWGGGTVTGVLLPANLTVATHFLNTPVQPELDNVILAIEDVTEAPYRIDRMLTQWRMTGAFEKVKGIALGRFSRCEAPQNIPSLSVEEVLRDRLSNLSIPIVSDLPFGHDGCNAALPVGILAHLDGNKGILSVNDK from the coding sequence ATGAACTTGTGCCAACTGCCACCGCCCCTAAAACCAGGGGATTTGCTCAGAGTAATTGCTTCTAGCGGCGCTTTGCGAGAATTAGATGCCTTTCAGCAAGGTATCGAAGTGTGGCGATCGCGCGGCTACAATGTAAAAATCAGCACCAGTGTTGAAGACCGCTGGGGTTATCTCGCCGGAACAGACGACAATCGCCGCCACCAGCTTAAAGAAGCATGGACAGATCCAGAATGCAAAGCCATCCTCTGTGCTAGAGGCGGTTATGGCAGCGCTAGATTGTTAGAAGACTGGGTATGGCCAGCGTCAAGAGGCGATACGGAAAATCAAAAATCAAAAATCGGAAAGTGGCTAATCGGTTTCTCCGACGTGACTGGATTGCTGTGGAGTCTCAGCCATCAGGGAATTGCAGGCGTTCACGGGCCGTTGCTAACAACTATAGCAGCAGAACCAGAATGGTCGCTAAAGCGATTATTTGACTGCGTGGAGGGACGCAAATTAGAACCCTTGGAAGGTAACGGCTGGGGTGGAGGTACCGTGACTGGTGTGTTGCTACCAGCAAATCTGACAGTGGCGACGCATTTCCTCAACACTCCCGTACAACCGGAACTAGATAACGTCATCCTGGCTATAGAGGATGTGACAGAAGCACCCTACCGCATCGATAGGATGCTGACACAATGGCGAATGACTGGTGCTTTTGAGAAAGTTAAAGGTATTGCGCTGGGACGTTTTAGCCGCTGCGAGGCTCCACAAAATATACCAAGCTTGAGTGTAGAGGAAGTATTGCGCGATCGCCTCTCTAATCTCAGCATCCCCATTGTCTCCGATCTACCCTTCGGTCACGATGGCTGTAATGCCGCTTTACCAGTAGGAATACTGGCTCATTTAGATGGCAACAAAGGCATTTTAAGCGTTAACGATAAATAG
- a CDS encoding ABC transporter substrate-binding protein, with protein MTLWQSINPPPNRDVFQKLVDKFNQTHSDIQVESLYTGQADQQMPKILTAVVGNAAPDLFWFDSLLTGKLVELGAIRSLEDWLNNSPLKSEIDPRLFGGMNLDGHIWSIPFSTSNIGIYYRPSLFKAAGIDKLPETWEELREAAKKLTQDKNKDGQIDQYGIMLPLGKGEWTVFTWVPFMYSAGGELLEGSKPNLMNKGAIAALQLWSDLLKDGSAILSAPERGYEEDRFVAGRIAMQITGSWTVRYMEKAGIDFDVFPIPIQQQKGTVIGGPNLFVMKTTPEREKASLKFLEYVLSEEFQTELAVGTGDLPINLKSRESETYKAFVAKQPALKVFLDQTSVARSRPNISGYPRISENLGRAIEETLLGNEPNKALKKAQDRLDLIWDAQ; from the coding sequence TTGACGTTGTGGCAGAGTATCAACCCGCCACCAAATCGGGATGTATTTCAAAAACTTGTAGACAAATTTAATCAGACTCATTCTGATATTCAAGTTGAATCGCTTTATACGGGTCAAGCAGATCAGCAGATGCCAAAAATTTTAACTGCTGTAGTCGGCAATGCAGCCCCAGATTTATTCTGGTTTGATTCGCTGTTAACAGGTAAATTAGTAGAACTGGGGGCAATCAGATCGCTAGAAGATTGGCTAAATAACTCACCTTTGAAGTCTGAAATCGATCCGCGTCTATTCGGTGGAATGAATCTGGATGGTCATATTTGGTCGATTCCTTTTAGTACGAGTAACATTGGGATTTATTATCGTCCAAGTTTGTTTAAAGCAGCGGGAATCGATAAGTTGCCTGAAACTTGGGAAGAACTAAGGGAAGCTGCTAAAAAACTGACGCAGGATAAAAATAAAGATGGGCAGATAGATCAATATGGGATAATGCTGCCGTTGGGTAAGGGTGAATGGACTGTTTTCACCTGGGTGCCTTTCATGTATAGCGCTGGCGGCGAGTTGCTAGAAGGTAGCAAGCCTAATTTAATGAATAAGGGCGCGATCGCAGCTTTACAATTGTGGTCTGATTTATTAAAAGATGGTTCCGCTATCCTCTCCGCGCCAGAACGAGGTTATGAAGAAGATCGCTTTGTTGCTGGTCGAATAGCTATGCAAATAACAGGGTCTTGGACGGTGCGCTACATGGAAAAAGCTGGAATTGATTTCGATGTTTTTCCAATTCCAATTCAACAGCAAAAGGGGACGGTAATAGGAGGGCCTAACCTGTTTGTAATGAAGACTACCCCAGAACGCGAGAAAGCATCTTTGAAGTTTTTGGAGTATGTCTTAAGTGAAGAATTCCAAACTGAATTGGCTGTAGGTACTGGGGATTTGCCAATTAACCTTAAATCAAGGGAAAGCGAGACTTATAAGGCGTTTGTAGCTAAACAGCCAGCATTGAAAGTGTTTCTAGACCAGACCTCTGTCGCGCGATCGCGCCCTAATATCTCTGGCTATCCTCGTATATCTGAAAATCTCGGTCGGGCAATTGAAGAAACTCTGCTAGGTAACGAGCCAAATAAAGCACTAAAAAAAGCTCAAGATCGGCTAGATTTAATTTGGGATGCTCAATAA
- a CDS encoding glycosyltransferase has protein sequence MTHFGIISPAAVGHLNPMTTLGRELKRRGHRVTLIGAPFGKSKALAAGLDFWVIGESEFPSDRTVERYAKLGQLTGLDALAYNLSLVKEDAAMILRETPAAAKAAGVDAFLIDQVSYEGITVAQYLDLPYITACTGVMLNREYTIPPFFTSWNYNPAWWARLRNRYGYAKSDRIGKPVMEVIDEFRKEWKLPIYSHPEQAYSKLAQLSPQPAEFEFPRSALPKFFHFTGPYYNQASREPVAFPWEKLTGQPLIYASMGTLQNRLIEIFQSIAEACVGLDAQLAISLGGAGKPESLPKLPGSPLVVGYAPQLELLQKAAVAITHAGMNTALESLSNGVPMVAIPITNDQPGVAARVAWTGAGEVVPLPSLDVPKLRTAIQRVLTQDSYKKNASRLQEAIALAGGVSRAADIIEQAISTGKPVLSANR, from the coding sequence ATGACTCATTTTGGAATCATTTCCCCTGCTGCTGTTGGCCATCTCAACCCGATGACTACGTTGGGTCGAGAACTTAAAAGACGGGGACATCGCGTTACCCTAATTGGTGCGCCTTTTGGTAAATCAAAGGCATTAGCAGCAGGATTGGACTTTTGGGTAATAGGCGAGTCTGAGTTTCCCAGCGATCGCACAGTCGAAAGATATGCAAAACTGGGACAACTAACTGGATTAGATGCGTTGGCATACAATCTCAGTCTGGTAAAAGAAGATGCGGCGATGATCCTCCGGGAAACTCCAGCCGCCGCCAAAGCAGCAGGGGTGGACGCTTTCCTCATCGACCAAGTTTCATACGAAGGTATCACTGTTGCACAATACCTGGATCTTCCTTATATCACCGCCTGTACTGGGGTAATGCTGAATCGAGAATATACAATTCCCCCGTTTTTTACATCTTGGAACTACAATCCTGCTTGGTGGGCGCGTCTGCGAAACCGATACGGTTATGCTAAGAGCGATCGCATTGGCAAACCAGTCATGGAGGTAATCGACGAGTTTCGCAAAGAATGGAAGTTGCCCATATATTCTCATCCCGAACAAGCTTACTCGAAATTGGCTCAACTAAGCCCGCAACCTGCTGAGTTTGAATTTCCGCGCAGTGCTTTGCCTAAATTCTTCCATTTCACTGGCCCATACTATAACCAAGCTAGCAGGGAACCTGTCGCTTTTCCTTGGGAAAAGTTAACCGGGCAACCGCTGATTTACGCTTCTATGGGCACTTTGCAAAATCGTCTAATAGAAATTTTCCAATCTATAGCTGAAGCTTGCGTGGGATTGGATGCTCAATTAGCGATTTCTTTGGGTGGCGCAGGTAAACCAGAATCGCTTCCAAAACTGCCCGGTTCGCCTCTGGTTGTTGGCTATGCACCGCAATTAGAATTGCTACAAAAAGCCGCTGTTGCTATAACCCACGCGGGGATGAATACTGCATTAGAATCTTTAAGTAATGGCGTGCCGATGGTGGCAATTCCTATTACTAACGATCAGCCGGGTGTAGCAGCGCGTGTGGCTTGGACGGGAGCAGGTGAAGTTGTTCCTCTACCTAGCTTGGACGTTCCCAAGTTGCGAACTGCCATACAGCGAGTGCTAACCCAAGATTCTTATAAAAAGAATGCATCCCGCCTGCAAGAAGCGATCGCTCTTGCAGGTGGAGTCAGTCGTGCGGCTGATATTATCGAGCAGGCAATATCTACAGGAAAGCCCGTCTTGTCTGCTAACAGATAA
- a CDS encoding peptidoglycan-binding protein translates to MMPYRSTLLLLTCVTCIAIAPSSGSNFALGEEAIAQAPASTSPSPAAVRATPPATVLKQGDRGAEVVELQMKLKQLGYYTGAADGAFGETTKIAVAKFQKALKLPADGTVGSTTWDKLQAAQDAKANPPKKSKPKAAAKPRSKKKMLFLLLSAIVVAATVGGSVYLLLKSFGKAINLEPEEDEADDANQQLQDNPFDPPNHRSNGIAAHKDTSSNGNSKNGYASTEQFLADPTDTTGSYTSEDSSDIPHELGNKTALPNVDGHLSNLSPHEEQAPQDAWLADSDRGAKGNAELPNVDKNFSKEEKIPDAPNPSGTSSSLSPTADKKPQDSLHIEQTTRLPKIDIVEELIKDLQGGNSQKRRKAIWELAQRGDSRAVQPLVELMIDSDSQQRSLILEALSQICTRTLKPINRALGISLQDENADVRKNGIRDLTRIYELLSQINQMLRHATDDPDAEVKQTAQWALGQLNRVRKNSGVDNLPEGKSDERSP, encoded by the coding sequence ATGATGCCCTACCGCTCAACTTTGCTATTACTCACCTGCGTTACCTGTATTGCGATCGCCCCCAGTTCAGGTAGTAATTTTGCTTTGGGGGAGGAAGCGATCGCCCAAGCGCCCGCCAGTACGTCTCCCTCTCCAGCAGCAGTTAGAGCGACGCCGCCTGCGACTGTCCTCAAACAGGGCGATCGCGGTGCAGAAGTCGTCGAACTGCAAATGAAGCTTAAGCAGCTAGGGTACTACACTGGAGCCGCAGACGGAGCCTTCGGAGAAACTACAAAGATAGCCGTTGCCAAATTTCAGAAAGCTCTTAAATTACCTGCCGATGGTACTGTAGGTTCTACAACCTGGGATAAACTCCAAGCTGCTCAAGACGCGAAAGCCAATCCCCCCAAAAAAAGTAAGCCCAAAGCAGCGGCTAAACCACGCTCTAAGAAGAAAATGCTTTTTTTGCTACTGAGCGCAATAGTGGTAGCAGCGACAGTGGGAGGATCGGTATACTTGTTGCTCAAATCTTTTGGTAAAGCCATCAATTTAGAGCCAGAAGAAGACGAAGCGGATGATGCTAACCAACAATTGCAAGACAACCCGTTCGATCCCCCAAACCACAGATCGAACGGTATAGCAGCCCATAAAGACACCAGCAGCAACGGCAATAGCAAAAATGGCTATGCTAGTACCGAGCAGTTTTTGGCTGATCCAACTGATACAACAGGCTCCTACACATCCGAAGATAGTTCCGACATACCGCACGAATTGGGTAACAAGACAGCATTACCCAACGTGGATGGGCACTTATCTAACCTATCGCCGCACGAGGAGCAAGCACCTCAAGACGCTTGGCTAGCTGATAGCGATCGCGGTGCAAAAGGCAATGCAGAATTACCCAACGTAGATAAAAACTTTTCTAAGGAAGAAAAGATACCTGACGCACCCAACCCAAGCGGTACCTCATCTAGCCTCTCGCCTACAGCGGACAAAAAACCTCAAGACAGCTTGCACATTGAGCAAACCACTAGGTTGCCTAAAATTGACATTGTTGAGGAATTAATCAAGGATTTACAGGGTGGAAACTCACAAAAGCGACGCAAGGCTATTTGGGAGTTAGCGCAGCGCGGGGACTCGCGGGCGGTACAGCCTTTGGTAGAGTTAATGATTGACTCAGATTCGCAGCAGCGCAGCTTAATTTTGGAGGCGCTGTCGCAAATTTGCACGCGGACTCTGAAACCAATTAACCGTGCTTTGGGGATATCGCTGCAAGATGAAAACGCCGATGTGCGTAAAAATGGTATTCGGGATTTGACACGAATATATGAATTGCTTTCTCAAATTAACCAGATGTTGCGCCACGCCACCGACGATCCGGATGCGGAGGTTAAGCAAACAGCGCAGTGGGCATTAGGACAATTAAACCGCGTCCGCAAGAACTCTGGCGTCGATAATTTGCCGGAGGGAAAATCCGATGAGCGATCGCCATAA
- a CDS encoding DMT family transporter: MQLKLTESRLPLATMLLIAPFFLWGTAMVAMKGVIPNTTPLFMAGVRLVPAGILVLIAAFLMGRPQPKGWAAWLWIGLFALVDGAMFQGFLAFGLVRTTAGLGSVMIDSQPLAVALLSWWLYGEQINFWGCIGLGAGVLGITLIGVGDELVFNLLHGGISTVGTLQISSIFQLFENGQWLMLLAALSMAVGTVTIRAVCRYADPVTATGWHMILGGLPLFALSGLWESEQWTNIDSYGWMALGYSTVFGSAIAYGLFFYFASSGSLTSLSSLTFLTPVFALLFGSIFLAEVLSPLQWTGVALTLVSIYLINQRDALAQKWRSRSQPEAVSLSATTSELRQLEASERQLAQLPLKITESSEEILPNR; encoded by the coding sequence ATGCAGCTAAAACTCACGGAATCCAGACTTCCTCTAGCAACAATGCTACTAATAGCCCCATTTTTCCTTTGGGGGACAGCAATGGTAGCGATGAAAGGTGTCATCCCCAATACCACACCGCTATTTATGGCTGGGGTGCGCTTAGTGCCCGCTGGCATATTAGTTCTGATTGCAGCATTTTTGATGGGCAGACCGCAACCCAAAGGGTGGGCGGCTTGGCTGTGGATCGGCTTGTTTGCCCTAGTGGATGGCGCAATGTTTCAAGGCTTTTTAGCCTTTGGACTGGTTAGAACCACTGCTGGTTTGGGTTCGGTGATGATTGACTCTCAACCCTTAGCTGTAGCTTTGCTGTCGTGGTGGTTGTATGGAGAACAGATAAACTTTTGGGGCTGTATAGGTCTGGGCGCGGGCGTTTTGGGTATTACTTTAATAGGCGTAGGCGATGAGTTGGTTTTCAACCTGCTGCACGGAGGAATATCGACAGTAGGGACGTTGCAAATAAGCTCTATATTTCAGCTATTTGAGAACGGGCAGTGGTTAATGTTATTGGCAGCGTTGTCAATGGCAGTGGGAACGGTGACAATTAGGGCGGTTTGTCGATATGCCGATCCAGTTACAGCGACGGGATGGCACATGATTTTAGGCGGTCTGCCGTTATTTGCACTCTCAGGATTGTGGGAATCAGAGCAGTGGACGAATATTGATTCGTATGGGTGGATGGCGTTGGGTTACTCGACCGTATTTGGCAGCGCGATCGCCTACGGGTTATTCTTTTACTTTGCTTCTAGCGGCAGCCTAACCAGTCTCAGTTCCCTGACCTTTCTTACACCAGTATTCGCCCTGTTGTTTGGCAGCATCTTCCTAGCTGAGGTTCTCAGCCCGTTACAGTGGACTGGCGTCGCCCTTACCTTAGTTAGTATTTATCTAATTAATCAGCGCGATGCTTTAGCGCAAAAGTGGCGATCGCGCAGCCAACCTGAAGCCGTCTCGCTTAGCGCCACGACCTCAGAACTACGCCAGTTGGAGGCATCAGAGCGTCAATTAGCGCAACTTCCCCTAAAAATAACAGAATCGTCAGAGGAAATTTTGCCAAATCGTTAG
- a CDS encoding WGxxGxxG-CTERM domain-containing protein translates to MKPSDFSKVVLASAFALSAATLPLTVPASAQTGTSTGGSTTGSGTSSGGTTSGTGTSTSPSTTGTSASPSTTGGTGTTGTDTTTGTGTTGGTGSGLGSTPGGSSTSPSTTGTDTTTGTTGTTGGSSTTGTGTTGGSSTSPSTTGTDTTTGTTGTTGGSSTSPSTTGTDTTTGTGTTTTGTTPYQQVSPERRDRNNNWGWLGLLGLIGLANLFRKNNDNSAYR, encoded by the coding sequence ATGAAGCCTTCTGATTTTTCAAAAGTTGTTTTGGCGAGTGCTTTTGCCCTGAGTGCAGCTACTTTGCCCTTAACGGTACCTGCTTCTGCCCAGACTGGCACATCTACTGGTGGCTCGACAACAGGTAGTGGCACATCTAGTGGTGGTACGACATCAGGTACTGGCACTAGCACATCACCCAGCACCACAGGTACTAGCGCATCACCCAGCACAACCGGGGGAACTGGCACGACAGGAACTGACACCACTACTGGTACTGGCACGACTGGAGGAACTGGCAGTGGTCTAGGCAGCACGCCGGGGGGAAGCAGCACATCACCCAGCACGACAGGAACTGACACGACTACCGGGACTACTGGCACGACAGGTGGAAGTAGCACTACTGGTACTGGCACGACAGGTGGAAGCAGCACATCACCCAGCACGACCGGAACTGACACGACTACCGGGACTACTGGCACGACAGGTGGAAGCAGCACATCACCCAGCACGACTGGAACTGATACGACAACCGGGACTGGCACGACGACTACAGGTACTACCCCTTACCAACAAGTTAGCCCTGAAAGACGCGATCGCAATAATAACTGGGGCTGGCTGGGATTATTAGGTCTAATCGGTCTCGCCAATCTGTTCCGTAAGAACAACGACAACTCCGCTTATCGTTAA
- the sppA gene encoding signal peptide peptidase SppA has protein sequence MIWPFKPKFRKQIARIEITGAIAGATRKRVLEALKTIEEKRFPALLLRIDSPGGTVGDSQEIYSALTRLREKVKIVASFGNISASGGVYIGMGAEHIVANPGTITGSIGVIIRGNNIERLLEKIGVSFKVIKSGPYKDILSFDRELTEPEKEILQELIDTSYLQFVQTVASARNLDIEKVKSFADGRIFTGEQAKELGIVDRLGTEEDARRWAAELANLDPEKAQCYTLEERKPLLTRLTSQKVQLPTRLATGLEWLEFDQSTSGLPLWLYRP, from the coding sequence ATGATCTGGCCTTTTAAGCCCAAATTTCGCAAACAAATAGCCCGAATAGAAATTACAGGAGCGATCGCAGGCGCAACCCGCAAGCGAGTTCTGGAAGCACTTAAAACCATTGAAGAAAAACGCTTCCCAGCTCTACTGCTACGCATCGACAGTCCTGGCGGTACGGTTGGGGATTCTCAAGAAATCTACAGCGCCCTAACCAGACTGCGTGAGAAAGTCAAAATTGTTGCCAGTTTCGGCAATATTTCCGCATCTGGCGGAGTCTACATCGGCATGGGAGCAGAACACATAGTCGCCAACCCAGGCACGATCACGGGTAGCATCGGCGTTATCATCCGGGGTAATAACATCGAGCGTTTGCTCGAAAAAATTGGAGTTTCTTTCAAAGTTATCAAATCCGGCCCCTATAAAGATATCCTATCTTTTGATCGGGAACTGACTGAGCCAGAAAAGGAAATTCTCCAAGAATTGATCGACACCAGTTACCTCCAGTTTGTCCAAACTGTTGCTTCAGCGCGTAACCTGGACATTGAAAAAGTAAAAAGTTTCGCCGATGGGCGCATTTTTACCGGAGAACAGGCTAAAGAGTTGGGTATCGTTGACAGGCTGGGAACTGAGGAAGATGCAAGGCGCTGGGCAGCAGAATTAGCAAATCTAGACCCTGAGAAAGCTCAGTGTTATACCTTAGAAGAGCGTAAACCCTTGTTAACCCGTCTGACATCACAAAAAGTGCAATTGCCAACAAGGTTGGCAACTGGGTTAGAGTGGTTAGAGTTTGATCAATCTACCAGCGGCCTGCCTTTGTGGTTATATAGACCATAA
- the aroH gene encoding chorismate mutase, which yields MEWRVKGIRGATTVSENSVQAIREAVTELMDELESRNQLDPDEIISVVFSVTRDLDAIFPAAIARQRPFWDNVPLLDVQQMHVEGGLERCIRFLIHVNMPAAHKKIHHPYLRGAKNLRPDWQLAPATL from the coding sequence GTGGAGTGGCGAGTAAAAGGAATTCGCGGGGCAACAACTGTTTCAGAAAATTCCGTTCAGGCTATCCGAGAAGCGGTCACGGAACTGATGGATGAATTGGAATCGCGTAATCAACTAGACCCAGATGAGATTATCAGCGTTGTTTTCTCTGTCACCCGCGATCTAGATGCTATCTTTCCTGCCGCGATCGCCCGCCAGCGTCCTTTCTGGGACAACGTTCCCCTCCTCGACGTGCAGCAAATGCACGTCGAAGGCGGCTTAGAGCGTTGCATCCGGTTTTTAATTCACGTTAATATGCCAGCCGCCCATAAGAAAATTCATCATCCTTATCTGCGCGGGGCAAAAAACCTTAGACCAGATTGGCAACTCGCTCCAGCCACCTTGTAG
- a CDS encoding CHASE3 domain-containing protein: protein MAKSELGMHWSIKNKIVGGFALGSAILLTSGLVGYARTLSLIQDSRWTAHTQEVLKELQKTLTTVTDAETGQRGYIITGEETYLEPYNKAIFAIDERIQRLRKLTADNVNQQRRINVLQLKISDRFELLKYTIELRKTKGYNAAWEFVLTGSGKQIMDEIRNLIDQMETEENALLAGRSEKEKTSAHNTILSYLIGIFLNFCLLCFVYYQMHREISKRQQAEKQIIDLNQELMRQSVELAAANKELEAFNYSVSHDLRAPLRHINGFTLLLQQFYADSLDEEGKEYLQRMALAGQRMGKMIDDFLNLSRISRTPVQPQSVDLSSLAESIALQLQSTQADRNVTFNIAKGAIAQGDEGLLRLMLENLLGNAWKYTSSKVNAIIEFGIVDSNRRPGAGDAELEERNNAFTASSQSPTPNPQLPTPIYFVRDNGVGFDIKHAEKIFKPFQRLHSITEFEGTGVGLATVGRIIERHSGRIWVEASVEQGATFYFTLGL from the coding sequence TTGGCTAAAAGTGAGTTGGGGATGCACTGGTCTATCAAAAACAAGATCGTCGGAGGTTTTGCTCTAGGCTCGGCAATTTTGCTCACTTCTGGTTTGGTTGGTTATGCGCGCACCCTTAGCCTGATCCAGGACAGTCGCTGGACTGCACATACGCAAGAGGTGCTTAAAGAACTGCAAAAAACACTCACCACTGTTACTGATGCCGAAACTGGACAGCGGGGCTATATCATCACAGGAGAAGAAACTTATCTAGAACCTTATAACAAGGCCATCTTTGCCATAGATGAACGTATACAGCGGCTGAGGAAATTGACAGCAGATAACGTCAACCAACAACGACGGATTAACGTCCTACAGTTGAAAATTTCCGACAGATTTGAGCTTCTTAAGTATACGATTGAATTACGCAAGACAAAAGGATATAACGCTGCGTGGGAATTTGTCTTGACTGGTTCGGGAAAACAGATAATGGATGAAATCCGGAATCTGATCGACCAGATGGAAACTGAGGAGAACGCTTTGCTGGCTGGTCGGTCTGAGAAGGAGAAAACTAGCGCCCACAACACAATTCTAAGTTACTTAATTGGTATATTTCTGAATTTTTGCCTGCTCTGCTTTGTCTATTATCAAATGCATCGCGAGATCTCCAAGCGCCAACAGGCAGAAAAGCAAATAATAGATTTGAATCAAGAATTGATGCGCCAAAGTGTTGAACTAGCAGCTGCTAACAAAGAGTTAGAGGCTTTTAACTACTCTGTTTCGCACGACCTACGCGCACCGCTACGACATATCAACGGTTTTACACTGCTGCTACAGCAATTTTACGCTGACAGTCTGGATGAGGAGGGTAAGGAGTATCTCCAACGTATGGCGCTGGCAGGTCAACGGATGGGGAAAATGATTGATGATTTCCTCAATTTATCGCGCATTTCACGCACTCCAGTTCAACCGCAAAGCGTTGATTTGAGCAGCCTAGCGGAAAGTATTGCACTCCAGCTGCAAAGTACGCAAGCTGACCGCAACGTAACATTTAACATAGCCAAAGGTGCGATCGCTCAAGGGGACGAAGGGCTATTACGATTAATGTTAGAAAACTTACTGGGTAATGCTTGGAAGTACACAAGTTCTAAAGTAAATGCCATCATTGAATTTGGCATAGTTGATAGTAACCGGAGACCAGGGGCTGGTGACGCTGAACTAGAGGAACGCAATAATGCATTTACGGCCTCTTCCCAATCCCCAACCCCTAATCCCCAATTGCCTACCCCTATTTACTTCGTCCGCGATAACGGTGTTGGTTTTGATATTAAACACGCTGAAAAAATATTTAAACCTTTCCAGCGTTTGCACTCGATTACTGAGTTTGAAGGCACGGGAGTTGGCTTAGCTACAGTGGGGCGAATAATTGAGCGTCATAGCGGTCGCATTTGGGTTGAAGCAAGTGTTGAACAAGGTGCGACCTTTTATTTCACGCTGGGTTTGTGA